The Oryzihumus leptocrescens sequence CCAGGCGCGGCCCGACCCCGGAGACGGTCTGGACCAGCTCGAAGACCTGGCGCTCGTCCTCGTCGGCGAAGCCGTAGAGGGTCAGCGACTCCTCGCGCACGACCAGGGTGGTGGCCAGGCTGGCCGCGGACCCGGGGCGCAGGCCGGCGGCGGTGCCGGGGGTGGTGTGCACGAGCAGCCCCACTCCCCCGACCTCCACCACGGCCGAGTCGAGGCCCACGGACAGCACCGGGCCGCGGACGGAGGCGATCACCGGGCACCGCCCCGCGCCGCCGCGGCGGCGCGCTGCAGGCGGTCCTGGGCCCCGCCACGCCATACGTGGCAGATGGCCAGGGCCAGGGCGTCGGCGGCGTCGGCCGGCTGGGGCCGGGTGTCGAGCCGCAGGATGCGGGTCACCATCGTGGTCACCTGGGCCTTGTCCGCGCGGCCGCTGCCGGTGACGGCAGCCTTGACCTCGCTCGGGGTGTGCATGGCAAGGGGCAGGCCGCGCTCGGCGGCCGCGAGCATCGCCACGGCCGAGGCCTGGGCGGTGCCCATGACGCTGCGCAGGTTGGCCTGGGCGAACACCCGCTCGACGGCGATCGCGTCGGGCTGGTAGCGGTGCAGCCACTGCTCGAGCTCGCTGCGCAGGGTGTGCAGGCGCAGGTGGGTCTCCTGGGCGGCCGGGGTGCGGATCACGCCGACGCCGACCATCCGCAGCGGCTGGCCGAGCCCACCGTCGACCACGCCGATGCCGCAGCGGGTCAGGCCGGGGTCGACACCAAGCACGCGCACAACCGGCTCCTTGCCACGACGATCACCGAACACCTGTT is a genomic window containing:
- the ruvC gene encoding crossover junction endodeoxyribonuclease RuvC, with protein sequence MRVLGVDPGLTRCGIGVVDGGLGQPLRMVGVGVIRTPAAQETHLRLHTLRSELEQWLHRYQPDAIAVERVFAQANLRSVMGTAQASAVAMLAAAERGLPLAMHTPSEVKAAVTGSGRADKAQVTTMVTRILRLDTRPQPADAADALALAICHVWRGGAQDRLQRAAAAARGGAR